The following proteins are encoded in a genomic region of Aquifex aeolicus VF5:
- the aspS gene encoding aspartate--tRNA ligase: MLTEYGDFKRTKYCGEVSEEDIGKEVKLAGWVHRKRHHGGVIFIDLRDREGIVQVVVEEKTNPEAYEVADKLKSEYVIGVVGKVRKRPEGTENPKLKTGYVEVVADRILVFNTSEALPFPVEEETHVSEETKLKYRYIDLRRESMKNNLIFRHRVYQITRNFFTKEGFIEIETPFLTKSTPEGARDFLVPSRLHPGKFYALPQSPQLFKQILMIAGFDRYFQIVKCFRDEDLRADRQPEFTQIDYEMSFVSEEEVMDVAERLIATLFKELLGVELKTPFERISYREAMEKYGTDKPDRRFGLELIELTDIFKNTAFKVFKSVVEAGGIIKAINFKGSNLSRKEIDELTKFVQSLGAKGLAWIKVEKDKLTSPIVKFFTEEETQKLLERTKAEPGDVILFSADKKEMVYKILGNLRLHLGKKYKLIDESKWDVFWIVDFPLMEWDEEEERFVSLHHPFTMPREENIPKLKEALEEEDLEKKKEIVHSVRARAYDMVLNGEEIGGGSIRIHRRDIQEVVFKLLGIGEVEAQEKFGFLLEALKYGAPPHGGLAFGLDRVVALMLGLDSIRDTIAFPKTQRGICPLTGAPDYVDPKQLKELHIKVLE, from the coding sequence ATGCTCACAGAGTACGGAGACTTCAAAAGAACCAAGTACTGCGGAGAGGTAAGCGAAGAAGACATCGGAAAGGAAGTCAAGCTCGCGGGTTGGGTTCACAGAAAGAGACACCACGGCGGAGTAATATTCATAGACCTGAGGGACAGGGAGGGAATAGTTCAGGTAGTAGTAGAAGAAAAGACAAATCCCGAGGCTTATGAGGTTGCGGACAAATTGAAGTCAGAGTACGTTATCGGAGTCGTAGGAAAGGTGAGAAAAAGACCGGAAGGAACGGAAAATCCCAAGCTAAAAACAGGATACGTTGAAGTGGTTGCGGATAGAATTCTCGTCTTCAACACGAGCGAAGCCCTACCCTTCCCAGTAGAAGAAGAAACACATGTATCAGAAGAGACGAAGTTAAAGTACAGGTACATAGACCTTAGAAGGGAGAGTATGAAGAACAACCTCATATTCAGACACAGGGTTTACCAGATAACTAGAAACTTCTTCACAAAAGAGGGTTTTATAGAAATAGAAACTCCCTTCCTTACAAAGTCAACTCCCGAAGGAGCGAGGGACTTTTTAGTTCCTTCAAGGCTACACCCGGGCAAGTTTTACGCCCTTCCTCAATCTCCTCAGCTATTTAAACAAATACTAATGATTGCAGGGTTTGACAGGTACTTCCAGATAGTAAAGTGTTTCAGGGACGAGGACCTGAGGGCGGACAGACAGCCCGAATTTACCCAGATAGATTACGAGATGTCCTTCGTGAGCGAAGAAGAGGTAATGGATGTTGCGGAAAGACTTATCGCCACCCTCTTTAAAGAACTCCTCGGAGTAGAACTAAAAACACCCTTTGAGAGGATTTCTTACAGGGAAGCTATGGAGAAGTACGGGACGGATAAGCCAGACAGGAGGTTCGGACTAGAACTTATAGAACTCACGGACATATTCAAAAACACAGCCTTTAAGGTGTTTAAAAGCGTCGTTGAAGCGGGAGGGATAATAAAGGCTATAAACTTCAAAGGCTCAAATCTCTCAAGGAAGGAGATAGACGAACTCACAAAGTTCGTGCAAAGTCTCGGTGCAAAGGGACTTGCGTGGATAAAGGTAGAAAAGGACAAACTCACATCACCGATAGTGAAGTTCTTCACCGAAGAAGAAACTCAGAAACTCCTTGAAAGGACGAAAGCAGAACCCGGAGATGTGATACTCTTTTCCGCGGACAAAAAGGAAATGGTTTACAAAATCCTCGGAAACCTGAGACTCCACCTCGGAAAGAAGTACAAGCTTATAGACGAGAGCAAGTGGGACGTTTTCTGGATAGTTGATTTCCCTCTTATGGAGTGGGACGAAGAGGAAGAGAGGTTCGTATCACTTCACCACCCCTTCACCATGCCAAGGGAAGAGAACATTCCAAAACTAAAGGAAGCCTTGGAAGAGGAAGATTTAGAAAAGAAAAAGGAAATTGTTCACTCGGTAAGGGCGAGGGCTTACGACATGGTCCTGAACGGAGAGGAAATAGGCGGAGGTTCTATACGTATCCACAGAAGGGATATTCAGGAAGTTGTTTTCAAACTCCTCGGTATAGGTGAGGTGGAAGCTCAGGAGAAGTTCGGCTTCCTTCTGGAAGCCCTCAAATACGGAGCACCTCCCCACGGTGGACTTGCCTTCGGGCTTGATAGGGTAGTGGCTTTGATGCTCGGACTTGATTCTATAAGGGACACGATAGCCTTCCCGAAGACTCAAAGAGGTATATGTCCTCTTACGGGAGCGCCCGATTACGTGGACCCCAAACAACTCAAGGAACTTCACATAAAAGTTTTAGAATAA
- a CDS encoding N-acetylmuramoyl-L-alanine amidase, whose amino-acid sequence MLLRSSTSFKVLLFLLFVSFTFPLNLVKIRHGIHKDKVRVVFDLSKETKYRIFVLKRPYRIVIDLLGKDVRIKRVRLPKGISYKLGKHPWGRRVVLKPEKQYSVRAFTLKNPDRLVVDLIKEKRIRVKPRKFTVVVDAGHGGKDPGAIGWRGIKEKWVNFQIAKYLAYYLKRDGRFRVIMTRKGDYFVPLEKRAQIAIRNRAHLFVSIHADAAPKRRPYARGTQIFALSYRGAKQKKSKLLSDLSYAGQIIRGGDPRNRQLRLIISDLAFRVTLEDSVDFAKILAREIKRTMRRSVRFKGIKRANFAVLKTPGIPSVLIEAGFITNPYEARKLRSRHFQKKFAYAIYRAILKYFNLPER is encoded by the coding sequence GTGCTCCTAAGGAGTTCGACCAGTTTTAAGGTCTTACTGTTTTTACTTTTTGTAAGCTTTACCTTCCCTCTGAATCTCGTCAAAATAAGGCACGGAATTCATAAAGACAAGGTAAGGGTAGTTTTTGACCTATCAAAGGAGACGAAGTACAGGATATTCGTCTTAAAGAGACCATACAGGATAGTAATAGACCTTCTCGGTAAGGACGTGAGGATAAAGAGAGTTCGCCTGCCGAAGGGCATTTCTTACAAACTCGGTAAGCACCCGTGGGGAAGGAGGGTGGTTTTAAAACCGGAAAAACAGTACTCAGTAAGGGCCTTTACCTTGAAGAATCCAGACAGACTCGTTGTTGATCTTATAAAGGAAAAAAGGATAAGAGTAAAGCCGAGAAAGTTTACGGTTGTCGTGGATGCGGGACACGGCGGGAAGGATCCCGGAGCCATAGGCTGGAGGGGAATAAAAGAGAAGTGGGTAAACTTTCAAATAGCGAAGTATCTCGCTTACTACCTCAAAAGGGACGGAAGGTTTAGAGTAATTATGACGAGGAAGGGGGATTACTTCGTTCCTTTAGAGAAAAGGGCACAGATAGCTATAAGGAACAGGGCACACCTCTTTGTAAGCATTCACGCGGACGCGGCACCTAAGAGAAGACCCTACGCGAGGGGCACTCAGATATTCGCCCTTTCTTACAGAGGTGCAAAACAGAAGAAGAGCAAGCTCCTGAGTGACCTGAGTTACGCCGGGCAGATAATAAGGGGAGGAGATCCGAGGAACAGACAATTGAGGCTGATCATCTCAGACCTCGCTTTCAGGGTAACTTTGGAGGACAGCGTTGACTTTGCAAAGATACTAGCAAGGGAGATAAAGAGAACTATGAGAAGGAGCGTCCGCTTTAAGGGGATAAAGAGGGCAAACTTTGCAGTCCTCAAGACGCCTGGAATACCCTCAGTCTTAATAGAAGCCGGATTTATAACGAACCCTTACGAAGCTAGAAAGTTAAGGAGCAGACACTTCCAGAAAAAGTTCGCTTACGCGATTTACAGGGCTATCTTAAAGTACTTCAATCTACCTGAGCGTTGA
- a CDS encoding Fe-S-containing hydro-lyase — MEKRITTPLTDEVVKSLRAGDKVLITGYIYTARDAAHKRMVEAIQRGEKPPIDLKGQIIYYVGPTPPKPGQVIGSAGPTTAIRMDKYVEPLLKLGLKGMIGKGYRSPQVKELLKKYKAVYFAAVGGVATLLQKHIKSSELIAYEDLGTEAIRRLYVEDFPVIVANDAFGGDVFEEGRKKYAKIDV, encoded by the coding sequence ATGGAGAAGAGAATTACGACACCTCTTACGGACGAAGTTGTGAAGTCCTTAAGGGCGGGAGACAAGGTTCTCATAACGGGCTACATTTATACCGCAAGGGACGCAGCCCACAAGAGAATGGTTGAAGCTATACAGAGGGGAGAAAAACCGCCGATAGACTTAAAAGGTCAAATAATCTACTACGTAGGCCCAACTCCACCAAAGCCCGGACAGGTTATAGGCTCTGCCGGACCTACCACAGCGATAAGAATGGACAAGTACGTGGAACCCCTCCTAAAGCTCGGACTGAAGGGAATGATAGGAAAAGGTTACAGAAGCCCGCAAGTTAAAGAACTGCTGAAAAAGTACAAGGCTGTTTACTTTGCGGCGGTTGGAGGAGTAGCGACCCTTCTCCAGAAGCACATAAAGAGTTCCGAGCTTATAGCTTATGAGGACTTAGGAACGGAAGCCATAAGAAGACTTTACGTTGAGGATTTTCCCGTTATCGTTGCAAACGACGCCTTCGGAGGCGACGTATTCGAAGAGGGCAGGAAGAAGTACGCGAAAATAGATGTTTAA
- the hslV gene encoding ATP-dependent protease subunit HslV: protein MEVKATTILAVRRDGKTAVGGDGQVTLGSSVIKHTARKIRKLYKGQVIVGFAGSAADGLALMERLEAKLEEYRGNLLKASVQLAKDWRMDKYLRRLEALLLAVDREHMLLISGNGDIIEPDEPVLAIGSGGDYARAAALALYRNTDLSAREIVEKSLKIASEICIYTNDKFVIEEI from the coding sequence ATGGAAGTGAAAGCTACAACTATACTCGCGGTGAGGAGAGACGGAAAGACGGCTGTAGGCGGAGACGGTCAGGTAACTCTGGGAAGTTCTGTGATAAAACACACCGCGAGGAAGATAAGGAAACTTTACAAAGGGCAGGTGATAGTAGGCTTTGCGGGAAGTGCAGCGGACGGACTGGCCCTGATGGAAAGGCTGGAAGCAAAACTCGAAGAGTACAGGGGAAACTTGCTAAAGGCTTCCGTTCAGCTTGCAAAGGATTGGAGGATGGACAAGTACCTCAGAAGGCTGGAAGCACTACTCTTGGCGGTGGACAGGGAACACATGCTCCTTATATCTGGAAACGGGGACATAATAGAGCCGGATGAGCCCGTTCTCGCCATAGGTTCTGGGGGAGATTACGCAAGGGCTGCAGCTCTTGCCCTTTACAGGAATACGGATCTTTCCGCCAGAGAGATAGTGGAGAAGTCTTTAAAGATAGCCTCGGAGATATGTATATACACGAACGATAAATTCGTAATTGAAGAGATTTAA
- a CDS encoding thioredoxin family protein: protein MRVLKILLFIIFFSFGVEAVPFEKISFLNLKEDLEEAKKEGKYLFIMFEQEECPFCDKMKRVTFQDPRVREYFTKHFYMVRIDIKGSNPVVYFDGTEMTEKELAHKFRVRATPHFVFFDHEGKKILSIPGYIPPEEFLLIGKYVAEGYYKKMSYFKFKRMIKKD, encoded by the coding sequence ATGAGGGTTTTAAAGATACTGCTTTTTATAATCTTCTTCTCTTTCGGTGTTGAGGCTGTTCCCTTTGAGAAAATCTCATTCCTGAACTTAAAAGAGGATCTGGAGGAGGCTAAAAAGGAAGGGAAGTACTTATTCATAATGTTTGAACAGGAAGAATGCCCTTTCTGCGATAAGATGAAGAGGGTTACCTTTCAGGATCCCCGCGTTAGAGAGTACTTCACGAAACACTTCTACATGGTGAGGATAGATATAAAAGGTTCTAATCCCGTTGTGTACTTTGACGGGACGGAAATGACTGAAAAGGAACTCGCCCACAAGTTCAGGGTTAGGGCAACGCCTCACTTTGTTTTCTTTGACCACGAAGGTAAAAAGATACTCTCTATCCCCGGATACATACCGCCCGAGGAATTTCTACTAATCGGTAAGTACGTAGCCGAAGGTTACTACAAAAAGATGAGTTACTTTAAGTTTAAGAGAATGATAAAAAAGGATTAA
- a CDS encoding MotE family protein: MFKRIREIKEKEQEELVRKISELLALERELERKLEELLREYDRKSQSVNTLNEIFKLKAITRKIEETVDYLEELNVKKEELKEKYLELKGEIKSIEILEERKKREKIKKEIAVSLQELGFMHLVKKIIPVFFMFFSFLFSESATQKALKDSINLKEDYKVLLKLIEEKLKKLEEERKKLEALQKTPLTEEEKKKLEKLIKSVEKAPADEIAPAIENLPPKLAAEILLRIKERKAGQILANMNPQKASEIMKYILERNPSFNAQVD, translated from the coding sequence ATGTTTAAAAGGATAAGGGAAATAAAGGAAAAGGAACAGGAAGAATTAGTAAGGAAAATATCGGAACTACTAGCGCTCGAAAGAGAACTCGAAAGGAAACTTGAAGAACTCCTAAGAGAATACGACAGAAAAAGCCAGAGTGTAAATACCTTGAACGAAATCTTCAAGTTAAAGGCCATAACTAGAAAAATAGAGGAAACCGTAGACTACTTGGAGGAATTGAACGTCAAAAAAGAGGAGCTAAAAGAAAAGTATCTGGAGTTAAAAGGTGAGATAAAGTCAATAGAGATACTGGAGGAGAGGAAAAAGAGGGAAAAAATCAAAAAGGAAATAGCGGTAAGCCTTCAAGAACTTGGATTTATGCATCTCGTAAAGAAGATAATTCCCGTTTTTTTTATGTTTTTCTCCTTCCTCTTTTCTGAAAGTGCCACACAAAAAGCATTAAAAGATAGCATTAACTTAAAAGAGGATTACAAGGTTCTCCTGAAGTTGATAGAGGAAAAGCTAAAAAAACTGGAAGAGGAGAGGAAAAAGCTCGAAGCCCTGCAAAAAACACCCTTGACGGAGGAGGAAAAGAAGAAACTGGAAAAGCTGATTAAATCCGTGGAGAAAGCCCCGGCGGACGAGATAGCTCCCGCTATAGAAAACCTTCCGCCCAAGTTAGCGGCGGAGATACTTCTGAGGATTAAGGAGAGGAAAGCAGGTCAGATACTCGCAAATATGAACCCTCAGAAGGCTTCAGAAATTATGAAGTACATACTTGAAAGAAATCCCAGCTTCAACGCTCAGGTAGATTGA
- a CDS encoding AAA family ATPase yields the protein MISENLFSAKSLEYLEKAKEIARENKDTKVDTDHLLIALLLDEKSPLSKYIEKRGIDRKEFLKRVSEYLENLNKQLEKAIEAEAQNLINLRTQIMEVKSNIGNVQTELSKIRKAKERILRELEYARRYGDWWTAETLELELRQLEATEQSIRRQLEQVEKSLSTVFAPEDVKAFLENKLSIDGLIRKALEKSPLIEQVKELGISPDRIIDKVAEKVFGKKPTFDYSQYLTQVLEKAQDKAVSEGEAQVQPSHISAALIEAKDTIGGKLINQVLGGEKEMKKDVTQELKEEEKSPLERFGVNLNELARQGKLDPVIGREREINQVIEILLRRTKNNPVLVGDPGVGKTAIVEGLAQRIVNKEVPPELQDKEIWSIDMASLLAGSKYRGEFEERLKALLDEVKEKGNVILFIDEIHTVVGAGAAEGAVDAANIMKPALARGEIRVIGATTVDEYRKYIEKDPALERRFQPVFVDEPTEEQTIEILKGLRPRLEQFHKVKISDEAIEAAVKLTKRYVTFRRLPDKAIDALDQAAARKKLKVIGTPPEIQEIERKIKALEEQIIEANLKGDYEKEAQLKIEKAKLEKEKQELLGKVGGVEAKIAELKKKIEELDEKIKEAAEKGDYEKEAELKIEKAKLEKELKKLEQEKSKELVVTWDDVAEVVSEWTGIPVSRLKEEEMQKLLKLEDELHKRVVDQEHAVKAVAEAIRRARAGLKDPKRPIASFLFLGPTGVGKTELSKALAELLFGDEDALIRLDMSEFKEEHSVAKLIGAPPGYVGYEEGGKLTEAVRRKPYSVILLDEIEKAHPRVLDLFLQVLDDGRLTDSHGRTVDFRNTVIIMTSNIGSQYLLNIPVDADEETLNREFEKAKEKVLEELKLYMRPEFINRIDEIIVFKPLTMRELSKIIDLLIANVNKRLAERNIKIELTEEAKKELVRRGYDPAFGARPLKRTIQKYVETPLADKIIRGEIKDGMTVVVDYKDGEFVFIPKEEYEKQKAEVSASSEEKKES from the coding sequence ATGATAAGCGAAAACCTGTTTTCCGCCAAATCCCTTGAGTATCTGGAAAAGGCGAAAGAAATAGCAAGGGAAAACAAGGACACTAAGGTGGACACGGATCACCTTCTAATAGCCCTGCTCCTCGACGAAAAATCTCCTCTTTCTAAATATATAGAGAAAAGGGGAATAGACAGGAAGGAGTTTTTAAAGAGGGTGAGCGAATACCTTGAAAACCTCAACAAGCAACTTGAAAAGGCTATAGAAGCGGAAGCCCAGAACCTAATAAACCTGAGAACCCAGATAATGGAAGTAAAATCCAACATAGGAAACGTCCAGACGGAACTCTCCAAAATAAGGAAGGCAAAGGAGAGGATACTCAGGGAACTTGAGTACGCAAGGAGATACGGAGATTGGTGGACCGCTGAAACTCTGGAACTTGAACTCAGACAACTCGAAGCAACGGAACAAAGTATAAGGAGACAACTGGAGCAGGTGGAAAAGAGCTTATCCACCGTATTTGCACCCGAGGATGTAAAGGCATTCCTTGAAAATAAACTCTCCATAGATGGTCTAATAAGAAAAGCCCTTGAAAAGTCTCCCTTAATTGAACAAGTAAAGGAACTTGGAATTTCTCCGGACAGGATAATAGACAAGGTAGCGGAAAAGGTTTTCGGAAAGAAACCCACCTTTGATTACAGTCAGTACCTGACTCAGGTTCTTGAAAAGGCTCAGGACAAGGCTGTATCCGAGGGAGAGGCTCAGGTTCAACCTTCTCACATTTCCGCGGCTTTAATTGAGGCAAAAGATACCATAGGTGGTAAGTTAATAAATCAAGTTTTAGGAGGTGAAAAAGAGATGAAGAAGGACGTCACTCAAGAACTCAAAGAAGAAGAAAAGTCTCCCCTTGAGCGCTTCGGCGTTAACTTAAACGAACTCGCAAGGCAGGGTAAACTGGACCCTGTAATAGGAAGGGAAAGGGAAATAAACCAAGTTATAGAAATACTCCTAAGGAGAACTAAAAACAACCCCGTACTCGTGGGAGACCCCGGAGTCGGTAAGACCGCAATAGTGGAAGGACTCGCCCAAAGGATAGTGAACAAGGAAGTCCCCCCAGAATTACAGGACAAGGAAATATGGTCCATAGATATGGCATCACTCCTCGCAGGTTCTAAGTACAGGGGTGAGTTTGAAGAGAGACTAAAAGCTCTCCTTGACGAGGTAAAGGAAAAAGGAAACGTAATACTCTTCATAGACGAAATACACACCGTAGTGGGAGCGGGAGCTGCGGAAGGTGCAGTTGACGCGGCAAACATAATGAAGCCCGCACTCGCTAGAGGAGAAATCAGGGTAATCGGAGCTACAACCGTTGACGAGTACAGAAAGTACATAGAAAAGGACCCGGCACTTGAAAGAAGGTTCCAGCCCGTATTCGTGGACGAGCCAACCGAAGAGCAGACGATAGAAATCCTAAAAGGTCTGAGACCAAGACTTGAGCAGTTCCACAAGGTAAAGATTTCCGACGAAGCAATAGAAGCGGCTGTAAAGCTCACGAAGAGGTACGTAACCTTCAGGAGACTTCCCGACAAGGCGATAGACGCCCTCGACCAGGCTGCCGCAAGGAAAAAGCTAAAAGTTATAGGAACTCCCCCCGAAATACAGGAAATAGAGAGGAAGATAAAAGCTCTGGAAGAGCAGATAATAGAGGCTAACCTAAAAGGCGACTACGAAAAAGAAGCACAGCTCAAGATAGAGAAAGCTAAACTTGAGAAGGAAAAGCAGGAACTCCTCGGCAAGGTAGGAGGAGTAGAAGCTAAGATCGCCGAGCTCAAGAAGAAGATTGAGGAACTTGACGAGAAGATAAAGGAAGCCGCGGAAAAGGGCGATTATGAGAAGGAAGCTGAGCTCAAGATAGAAAAGGCTAAGCTAGAAAAGGAACTCAAGAAGTTAGAACAGGAAAAGTCCAAGGAACTCGTGGTCACGTGGGACGACGTTGCGGAAGTAGTTTCGGAGTGGACCGGAATACCCGTATCCAGACTAAAAGAAGAGGAAATGCAAAAACTTCTCAAACTTGAAGACGAACTTCACAAGAGAGTCGTTGACCAAGAACACGCTGTAAAAGCTGTAGCGGAAGCAATCAGAAGGGCAAGAGCAGGACTAAAGGATCCCAAGAGACCCATAGCGAGCTTTCTGTTCCTCGGACCAACGGGTGTAGGTAAAACGGAACTCTCAAAGGCACTTGCGGAACTCCTCTTCGGAGATGAAGACGCTCTAATCAGGCTTGATATGTCCGAGTTCAAGGAAGAGCACTCCGTGGCAAAGCTAATCGGTGCACCTCCGGGATACGTAGGATACGAGGAGGGCGGAAAACTCACCGAAGCGGTAAGGAGAAAACCATACTCAGTAATACTCCTTGACGAAATAGAAAAGGCACACCCCAGAGTTCTTGACCTCTTCTTGCAAGTGCTTGACGATGGAAGACTCACGGACTCCCACGGAAGGACGGTAGACTTTAGAAACACCGTGATAATAATGACCTCAAACATAGGTTCTCAGTATCTCCTGAACATTCCCGTGGATGCGGATGAGGAAACTCTCAATAGGGAATTCGAAAAGGCTAAGGAAAAGGTTCTTGAAGAGCTCAAGCTCTACATGAGACCTGAATTCATCAACAGAATAGACGAGATAATCGTGTTCAAACCGCTCACCATGAGAGAACTCTCCAAGATAATAGACCTCCTTATCGCAAACGTGAACAAGAGACTCGCTGAAAGGAACATAAAGATAGAACTCACGGAAGAGGCAAAGAAAGAACTCGTAAGGAGAGGATACGACCCGGCATTCGGAGCGAGACCTCTAAAGAGAACAATTCAGAAGTACGTGGAAACACCCCTCGCGGACAAGATAATAAGAGGAGAAATCAAGGACGGAATGACGGTAGTTGTGGACTACAAAGACGGGGAGTTCGTCTTTATTCCTAAGGAAGAGTACGAAAAACAGAAAGCTGAGGTTTCCGCATCCTCCGAAGAGAAGAAGGAATCCTAA
- a CDS encoding TolC family protein, with protein MWFLILLVGFSFSLQISLKDALELALKNNRTLKKLERELSSAVYREKLSLWERFSPETDVRVSRDRLELVARVLLLEFGRRTKNIKAEEHRKKIAELTLLEFKNRLKIEVTDLYIKLLLYDVMAQEKREFMAVAFVRFDREREKMKLGLSDRVKVSELEKVYRKYRKELFEVQRKYNETLYRLKRYLGLKMEEDLEIKPLKFRIPFEKNFKEKVLLDKVKNNYKLKIKNQEIAYYRELEKGERTLFKPEVVLEGRFGRDFDEKDYYTKFNTYINIPILDPRPELRRKTLKEKRLALMREYRELEEEVKERVYTFPYIWDEIRENYKYAKTYFNWAENNLEKKRSEYELQLAFDLGYAMAHYTEAERKLLEVNRRALLFLMEVYHTVGEDPVKALGNKHPFLE; from the coding sequence ATGTGGTTTTTAATCCTCCTCGTAGGTTTCAGTTTTTCCCTCCAGATATCCCTCAAGGATGCCTTAGAACTCGCCCTTAAGAACAACAGAACCTTGAAAAAACTTGAAAGAGAACTCAGTTCTGCGGTCTACAGGGAAAAGTTGAGCCTGTGGGAGAGGTTTTCCCCCGAAACGGACGTAAGGGTTTCAAGGGACAGGCTAGAGCTTGTGGCGAGGGTTTTGCTCCTTGAGTTCGGAAGGAGAACGAAAAACATAAAAGCGGAGGAACACAGGAAGAAGATAGCGGAGTTAACCCTTCTGGAGTTCAAAAATAGGCTCAAAATTGAAGTCACGGATCTTTACATAAAACTCCTACTTTACGACGTTATGGCACAGGAGAAAAGGGAGTTTATGGCGGTTGCCTTCGTGAGGTTTGACAGGGAAAGGGAGAAAATGAAACTCGGACTTTCGGATAGGGTAAAGGTCTCGGAACTTGAAAAAGTTTACAGAAAGTACAGAAAAGAACTCTTTGAAGTTCAGAGGAAGTACAACGAAACCCTTTACAGGTTAAAACGCTACCTCGGTCTGAAAATGGAAGAAGATCTGGAAATAAAGCCTCTTAAATTCAGGATACCCTTCGAAAAAAACTTTAAGGAGAAAGTTTTACTGGATAAAGTGAAAAATAATTACAAATTAAAGATAAAAAATCAGGAAATCGCTTACTACAGGGAACTGGAGAAGGGTGAAAGAACGCTTTTCAAACCCGAGGTGGTGCTGGAGGGAAGGTTCGGAAGGGATTTTGATGAAAAGGATTACTATACTAAGTTCAACACGTACATTAACATTCCCATTCTGGATCCGAGACCTGAACTGAGGAGAAAAACTTTAAAAGAAAAGAGGCTGGCTTTGATGAGGGAGTACAGAGAACTGGAAGAGGAAGTAAAAGAGAGGGTTTACACCTTTCCCTATATATGGGACGAAATAAGGGAAAACTACAAGTACGCGAAAACTTACTTCAACTGGGCTGAGAATAACCTCGAGAAGAAGCGTTCGGAGTACGAACTTCAACTCGCCTTTGATCTCGGGTACGCAATGGCACACTACACGGAAGCGGAAAGAAAACTCTTAGAAGTGAACAGAAGGGCACTCCTCTTTCTGATGGAGGTTTACCATACCGTGGGAGAAGATCCGGTGAAGGCTCTGGGAAATAAACATCCGTTCCTCGAGTAA